One Pyrus communis chromosome 4, drPyrComm1.1, whole genome shotgun sequence genomic region harbors:
- the LOC137731750 gene encoding uncharacterized protein isoform X1, producing the protein MDDDVVKRVFQEGGRDYFQQQPSTSSSSILQSLPLHVSFDHGYYLLVKSIQELREKKEGLVTVGIGGPSGSGKTSLAEKVASVIGCTVVSMENYRDGFDEGNDLGSIDFDMLVRNLEDLTKGEDALIPVFDYQQKKRVGSKTIKSASSGVVIVDGTYALHAKLRSLLDIRVAVVGGVHFSLLSKVQYDIGDSCSLDYLIDSIFPLFRKHIEPDLHHAQIRINNSFVSSFREAIYKLKCRSEAAEGHLAYAFQGSEAQIDNFIEMYLRPPSASEEARINDWIKVRQSGIRYYLSLGDQRIVDKNFIIRPKAEFEQVGRMTLGGLLALGYAVVVSYKRASKSVDNGNVSLSLETIDTLGETFMVLRGTDRKTVGTEALKMGITEPWITKSYLEMILESKGVPRLNTPPLLSNTSMTSNQDKTIVAPRPIRVPPNLVTRLEDLSQPWTRSPTKSKMEPILATWHFISSDPSQAESSTIDPSSFRDSMQLAPMPDSYDLDRGLLLAVQAIQALLENKGFPVIVGIGGPSGSGKTSLAHKMANIVGCEVVSLESYYKSEQVKDFKYDDFSSLDLSLLSKNIDDIRNGQRTKVPVFDLETGARSGLKELEVSEDCGVIIFEGVYALHPNIRKSLDLWIAVVGGVHSHLISRVQRDKSRVGCFMSQNEIMMTVFPMFQQFIEPHLVHAHLKIRNDFDPVLSPESSLFVLKSNKQVAYQDILKILDPAKFCSSMQNFTDIYLKLPGLPTNCQLTEGDCIRVRICEGRFALLIREPIREGNFIIQPKVDFDISISTVAGLLNLGYQAVAYIEASAFIYQDTKILVEVDHLQDSPNPYLQIKGVDKDAVAAAGSMLKLDGSYTTKSYLQIVLERLPALGRGSGGIHTQQAARLQELVEFIQSQGSSSASESSPIREVSPVEGVIEEMQSRIRRLERWHTINTVLWTFLMSALVGYSLYQRKRQ; encoded by the exons ATGGACGACGATGTCGTCAAGCGAGTCTTCCAAGAAGGAGGCCGCGACTATTTCCAGCAGCAACCCTccacttcctcctcctcaattctcCAATCGCTTCCTCTCCATGTG TCTTTCGATCACGGATATTATTTGCTAGTAAAGTCTATCCAAGAActtagagagaaaaaagagggtCTTGTAACAGTTGGCATTGGTGGTCCAAGTGGTTCTGGTAAAACAAG CTTAGCAGAAAAGGTGGCATCTGTTATTGGTTGCACTGTTGTGTCAATGGAGAACTATCGTGATGGATTTGATGAAGGGAATGATCTGGGTTCAATAGATTTTGATATGCTAGTCAGAAATCTCGAG GATTTGACAAAAGGTGAGGATGCATTGATTCCAGTATTTGACTATCAACAAAAGAAACGTGTTGGttcaaaaacaataaagagTGCTTCATCTGGGGTG GTAATAGTTGATGGTACCTATGCTTTGCATGCAAAGCTTCGCTCTTTGCTAGATATTCGAGTTGCAGTG GTTGGTGGTGTTCATTTTAGCCTTCTGTCCAAAGTTCAATATGATATTGGAGATTCTTGTTCACTGGATTACCTTATTGACAGCATTTTCCCATTGTTCAGGAAGCACATTGAACCAGACCTTCATCATGCACAG ATTAGGATTAACAACAGCTTTGTCTCATCATTTAGGGAGGCAATCTACAAGCTGAAATGCCGGAGTGAG GCAGCAGAGGGGCATCTTGCTTATGCTTTTCAAGGAAGTGAAGCTCAAATAGATAA tTTTATTGAGATGTATCTTAGGCCTCCTTCGGCAAGTGAAGAAGCGCGGATAAATGATTGGATCAAGGTGCGTCAATCGGGTATAAGATATTATCTGTCACTGGGGGACCAGAGGATTGTTGACAAAAATTTCATTATCAGGCCAAAAGCTGAGTTTGAG CAGGTTGGAAGGATGACTCTGGGCGGGTTATTGGCTTTGGGATATGCTGTGGTTGTTAGTTACAAACGAGCATCAAAATCGGTCGATAATGGCAATGTTTCCTTGTCACTTGAGACCATTGATACCCTTGGTGAGACATTCATGGTGCTGAGGGGCACAGATAGAAAA ACAGTTGGAACTGAAGCATTGAAGATGGGTATCACCGAGCCTTGGATCACTAAATCATATCTTGAAATGATTCTTGAGAGCAAAG GTGTACCTCGCCTTAATACACCACCCCTTTTGTCAAATACATCCATGACCAGTAATCAGGACAAAACAATTGTTGCACCAAGACCAATTCGTGTTCCTCCAAACCTTGTTACTCGGCTTGAGGATCTGTCTCAGCCATGGACTAGATCTCCAACAAAATCTAAGATGGAACCTATATTAGCGACATGGCATTTCATCTCATCTGATCCTTCCCAAGCTGAAAGCTCAACCATAG ATCCTTCCTCTTTCAGGGATTCCATGCAACTTGCTCCAATGCCTGATTCGTATGACTTGGATCGAGGATTGCTTCTTGCTGTGCAAGCAATACAG GCATTGTTGGAGAATAAAGGGTTTCCAGTTATAGTTGGAATTG GAGGTCCAAGTGGTTCTGGGAAAACTAGTTTGGCTCATAAAATGGCAAACATAGTAGGATGTGAAGTTGTTTCGCTTGAAAGCTATTATAAATCTGAACAAGTTAAGGATTTCAAGTATGATGACTTCAGCTCGCTCGATCTGTCTTTGCTTTCAAAA AACATTGATGACATAAGGAATGGTCAAAGGACAAAAGTACCTGTATTTGATTTGGAAACTGGTGCTCGGAGTGGCTTAAAGGAACTTGAAGTTTCTGAAGACTGTGGAGTG ATTATTTTTGAAGGAGTTTATGCTTTGCATCCAAATATCCGAAAATCACTTGACTTGTGGATTGCTGTT GTTGGAGGTGTTCATTCACACCTCATTTCTAGAGTTCAAAGGGATAAAAGTAGAGTGGGGTGTTTTATGTCCCAGAATGAGATCATGATGACAGTGTTTCCAATGTTCCAGCAGTTCATTGAACCCCAtcttgttcatgcacac CTCAAAATTCGAAATGACTTTGATCCAGTGCTTTCTCCTGAGAGCTCATTATTTGTATTGAAGAGTAACAAGCAA GTGGCATATCAagatattttaaaaatactggATCCTGCAAAGTTCTGCAGCTCTATGCAGAATTTCACTGATATATACTTGAAGCTCCCTGGACTTCCTACTAATTGTCAGTTAACAGAGGGTGACTGCATTAGGGTCAGAATATGTGAGGGCAGATTTGCATTGCTGATACGGGAG CCTATCAGAGAAGGAAACTTCATCATCCAACCGAAAGTGGATTTCGATATTAGCATTAGTACAGTTGCTGGGCTTCTTAACCTTGG GTATCAAGCTGTAGCTTATATTGAAGCATCTGCGTTCATCTACCAAGACACAAAG ATTTTAGTTGAGGTCGATCATCTACAAGATTCCCCAAACCCTTACTTGCAAATCAAGGGGGTTGATAAAGATGCTGTAGCAGCTGCAGGATCAATGCTTAAGCTGGATGGTTCATATACTACAAAG AGCTATCTTCAAATAGTTCTGGAAAGATTGCCAGCGTTGGGAAGAGGCTCGGGTGGAATTCACACTCAGCAAGCTGCAAGGTTGCAGGAACTTGTTGAATTTATTCAATCTCAG GGCAGCAGTTCAGCTTCTGAATCGTCGCCGATCAGGGAAGTTTCTCCGGTTGAAGGAGTTATCGAAGAAATGCAGTCAAGGATTAGAAGACTTGAGCGGTGGCATACAATCAATACG GTACTCTGGACATTTTTAATGTCTGCGCTCGTTGGTTATTCGCTCTACCAAAGGAAGCGTCAGTGA
- the LOC137731750 gene encoding uncharacterized protein isoform X2, producing MDDDVVKRVFQEGGRDYFQQQPSTSSSSILQSLPLHVSFDHGYYLLVKSIQELREKKEGLVTVGIGGPSGSGKTSLAEKVASVIGCTVVSMENYRDGFDEGNDLGSIDFDMLVRNLEDLTKGEDALIPVFDYQQKKRVGSKTIKSASSGVVIVDGTYALHAKLRSLLDIRVAVVGGVHFSLLSKVQYDIGDSCSLDYLIDSIFPLFRKHIEPDLHHAQIRINNSFVSSFREAIYKLKCRSEAAEGHLAYAFQGSEAQIDNFIEMYLRPPSASEEARINDWIKVRQSGIRYYLSLGDQRIVDKNFIIRPKAEFEVGRMTLGGLLALGYAVVVSYKRASKSVDNGNVSLSLETIDTLGETFMVLRGTDRKTVGTEALKMGITEPWITKSYLEMILESKGVPRLNTPPLLSNTSMTSNQDKTIVAPRPIRVPPNLVTRLEDLSQPWTRSPTKSKMEPILATWHFISSDPSQAESSTIDPSSFRDSMQLAPMPDSYDLDRGLLLAVQAIQALLENKGFPVIVGIGGPSGSGKTSLAHKMANIVGCEVVSLESYYKSEQVKDFKYDDFSSLDLSLLSKNIDDIRNGQRTKVPVFDLETGARSGLKELEVSEDCGVIIFEGVYALHPNIRKSLDLWIAVVGGVHSHLISRVQRDKSRVGCFMSQNEIMMTVFPMFQQFIEPHLVHAHLKIRNDFDPVLSPESSLFVLKSNKQVAYQDILKILDPAKFCSSMQNFTDIYLKLPGLPTNCQLTEGDCIRVRICEGRFALLIREPIREGNFIIQPKVDFDISISTVAGLLNLGYQAVAYIEASAFIYQDTKILVEVDHLQDSPNPYLQIKGVDKDAVAAAGSMLKLDGSYTTKSYLQIVLERLPALGRGSGGIHTQQAARLQELVEFIQSQGSSSASESSPIREVSPVEGVIEEMQSRIRRLERWHTINTVLWTFLMSALVGYSLYQRKRQ from the exons ATGGACGACGATGTCGTCAAGCGAGTCTTCCAAGAAGGAGGCCGCGACTATTTCCAGCAGCAACCCTccacttcctcctcctcaattctcCAATCGCTTCCTCTCCATGTG TCTTTCGATCACGGATATTATTTGCTAGTAAAGTCTATCCAAGAActtagagagaaaaaagagggtCTTGTAACAGTTGGCATTGGTGGTCCAAGTGGTTCTGGTAAAACAAG CTTAGCAGAAAAGGTGGCATCTGTTATTGGTTGCACTGTTGTGTCAATGGAGAACTATCGTGATGGATTTGATGAAGGGAATGATCTGGGTTCAATAGATTTTGATATGCTAGTCAGAAATCTCGAG GATTTGACAAAAGGTGAGGATGCATTGATTCCAGTATTTGACTATCAACAAAAGAAACGTGTTGGttcaaaaacaataaagagTGCTTCATCTGGGGTG GTAATAGTTGATGGTACCTATGCTTTGCATGCAAAGCTTCGCTCTTTGCTAGATATTCGAGTTGCAGTG GTTGGTGGTGTTCATTTTAGCCTTCTGTCCAAAGTTCAATATGATATTGGAGATTCTTGTTCACTGGATTACCTTATTGACAGCATTTTCCCATTGTTCAGGAAGCACATTGAACCAGACCTTCATCATGCACAG ATTAGGATTAACAACAGCTTTGTCTCATCATTTAGGGAGGCAATCTACAAGCTGAAATGCCGGAGTGAG GCAGCAGAGGGGCATCTTGCTTATGCTTTTCAAGGAAGTGAAGCTCAAATAGATAA tTTTATTGAGATGTATCTTAGGCCTCCTTCGGCAAGTGAAGAAGCGCGGATAAATGATTGGATCAAGGTGCGTCAATCGGGTATAAGATATTATCTGTCACTGGGGGACCAGAGGATTGTTGACAAAAATTTCATTATCAGGCCAAAAGCTGAGTTTGAG GTTGGAAGGATGACTCTGGGCGGGTTATTGGCTTTGGGATATGCTGTGGTTGTTAGTTACAAACGAGCATCAAAATCGGTCGATAATGGCAATGTTTCCTTGTCACTTGAGACCATTGATACCCTTGGTGAGACATTCATGGTGCTGAGGGGCACAGATAGAAAA ACAGTTGGAACTGAAGCATTGAAGATGGGTATCACCGAGCCTTGGATCACTAAATCATATCTTGAAATGATTCTTGAGAGCAAAG GTGTACCTCGCCTTAATACACCACCCCTTTTGTCAAATACATCCATGACCAGTAATCAGGACAAAACAATTGTTGCACCAAGACCAATTCGTGTTCCTCCAAACCTTGTTACTCGGCTTGAGGATCTGTCTCAGCCATGGACTAGATCTCCAACAAAATCTAAGATGGAACCTATATTAGCGACATGGCATTTCATCTCATCTGATCCTTCCCAAGCTGAAAGCTCAACCATAG ATCCTTCCTCTTTCAGGGATTCCATGCAACTTGCTCCAATGCCTGATTCGTATGACTTGGATCGAGGATTGCTTCTTGCTGTGCAAGCAATACAG GCATTGTTGGAGAATAAAGGGTTTCCAGTTATAGTTGGAATTG GAGGTCCAAGTGGTTCTGGGAAAACTAGTTTGGCTCATAAAATGGCAAACATAGTAGGATGTGAAGTTGTTTCGCTTGAAAGCTATTATAAATCTGAACAAGTTAAGGATTTCAAGTATGATGACTTCAGCTCGCTCGATCTGTCTTTGCTTTCAAAA AACATTGATGACATAAGGAATGGTCAAAGGACAAAAGTACCTGTATTTGATTTGGAAACTGGTGCTCGGAGTGGCTTAAAGGAACTTGAAGTTTCTGAAGACTGTGGAGTG ATTATTTTTGAAGGAGTTTATGCTTTGCATCCAAATATCCGAAAATCACTTGACTTGTGGATTGCTGTT GTTGGAGGTGTTCATTCACACCTCATTTCTAGAGTTCAAAGGGATAAAAGTAGAGTGGGGTGTTTTATGTCCCAGAATGAGATCATGATGACAGTGTTTCCAATGTTCCAGCAGTTCATTGAACCCCAtcttgttcatgcacac CTCAAAATTCGAAATGACTTTGATCCAGTGCTTTCTCCTGAGAGCTCATTATTTGTATTGAAGAGTAACAAGCAA GTGGCATATCAagatattttaaaaatactggATCCTGCAAAGTTCTGCAGCTCTATGCAGAATTTCACTGATATATACTTGAAGCTCCCTGGACTTCCTACTAATTGTCAGTTAACAGAGGGTGACTGCATTAGGGTCAGAATATGTGAGGGCAGATTTGCATTGCTGATACGGGAG CCTATCAGAGAAGGAAACTTCATCATCCAACCGAAAGTGGATTTCGATATTAGCATTAGTACAGTTGCTGGGCTTCTTAACCTTGG GTATCAAGCTGTAGCTTATATTGAAGCATCTGCGTTCATCTACCAAGACACAAAG ATTTTAGTTGAGGTCGATCATCTACAAGATTCCCCAAACCCTTACTTGCAAATCAAGGGGGTTGATAAAGATGCTGTAGCAGCTGCAGGATCAATGCTTAAGCTGGATGGTTCATATACTACAAAG AGCTATCTTCAAATAGTTCTGGAAAGATTGCCAGCGTTGGGAAGAGGCTCGGGTGGAATTCACACTCAGCAAGCTGCAAGGTTGCAGGAACTTGTTGAATTTATTCAATCTCAG GGCAGCAGTTCAGCTTCTGAATCGTCGCCGATCAGGGAAGTTTCTCCGGTTGAAGGAGTTATCGAAGAAATGCAGTCAAGGATTAGAAGACTTGAGCGGTGGCATACAATCAATACG GTACTCTGGACATTTTTAATGTCTGCGCTCGTTGGTTATTCGCTCTACCAAAGGAAGCGTCAGTGA
- the LOC137731750 gene encoding inorganic pyrophosphatase TTM1-like isoform X3 — MDDDVVKRVFQEGGRDYFQQQPSTSSSSILQSLPLHVSFDHGYYLLVKSIQELREKKEGLVTVGIGGPSGSGKTSLAEKVASVIGCTVVSMENYRDGFDEGNDLGSIDFDMLVRNLEDLTKGEDALIPVFDYQQKKRVGSKTIKSASSGVVIVDGTYALHAKLRSLLDIRVAVVGGVHFSLLSKVQYDIGDSCSLDYLIDSIFPLFRKHIEPDLHHAQIRINNSFVSSFREAIYKLKCRSEAAEGHLAYAFQGSEAQIDNFIEMYLRPPSASEEARINDWIKVRQSGIRYYLSLGDQRIVDKNFIIRPKAEFEQVGRMTLGGLLALGYAVVVSYKRASKSVDNGNVSLSLETIDTLGETFMVLRGTDRKTVGTEALKMGITEPWITKSYLEMILESKGVPRLNTPPLLSNTSMTSNQDKTIVAPRPIRVPPNLVTRLEDLSQPWTRSPTKSKMEPILATWHFISSDPSQAESSTIDPSSFRDSMQLAPMPDSYDLDRGLLLAVQAIQALLENKGFPVIVGIGGPSGSGKTSLAHKMANIVGCEVVSLESYYKSEQVKDFKYDDFSSLDLSLLSKNIDDIRNGQRTKVPVFDLETGARSGLKELEVSEDCGVIIFEGVYALHPNIRKSLDLWIAVVGGVHSHLISRVQRDKSRVGCFMSQNEIMMTVFPMFQQFIEPHLVHAHLKIRNDFDPVLSPESSLFVLKSNKQVAYQDILKILDPAKFCSSMQNFTDIYLKLPGLPTNCQLTEGDCIRVRICEGRFALLIREPIREGNFIIQPKVDFDISISTVAGLLNLGLY; from the exons ATGGACGACGATGTCGTCAAGCGAGTCTTCCAAGAAGGAGGCCGCGACTATTTCCAGCAGCAACCCTccacttcctcctcctcaattctcCAATCGCTTCCTCTCCATGTG TCTTTCGATCACGGATATTATTTGCTAGTAAAGTCTATCCAAGAActtagagagaaaaaagagggtCTTGTAACAGTTGGCATTGGTGGTCCAAGTGGTTCTGGTAAAACAAG CTTAGCAGAAAAGGTGGCATCTGTTATTGGTTGCACTGTTGTGTCAATGGAGAACTATCGTGATGGATTTGATGAAGGGAATGATCTGGGTTCAATAGATTTTGATATGCTAGTCAGAAATCTCGAG GATTTGACAAAAGGTGAGGATGCATTGATTCCAGTATTTGACTATCAACAAAAGAAACGTGTTGGttcaaaaacaataaagagTGCTTCATCTGGGGTG GTAATAGTTGATGGTACCTATGCTTTGCATGCAAAGCTTCGCTCTTTGCTAGATATTCGAGTTGCAGTG GTTGGTGGTGTTCATTTTAGCCTTCTGTCCAAAGTTCAATATGATATTGGAGATTCTTGTTCACTGGATTACCTTATTGACAGCATTTTCCCATTGTTCAGGAAGCACATTGAACCAGACCTTCATCATGCACAG ATTAGGATTAACAACAGCTTTGTCTCATCATTTAGGGAGGCAATCTACAAGCTGAAATGCCGGAGTGAG GCAGCAGAGGGGCATCTTGCTTATGCTTTTCAAGGAAGTGAAGCTCAAATAGATAA tTTTATTGAGATGTATCTTAGGCCTCCTTCGGCAAGTGAAGAAGCGCGGATAAATGATTGGATCAAGGTGCGTCAATCGGGTATAAGATATTATCTGTCACTGGGGGACCAGAGGATTGTTGACAAAAATTTCATTATCAGGCCAAAAGCTGAGTTTGAG CAGGTTGGAAGGATGACTCTGGGCGGGTTATTGGCTTTGGGATATGCTGTGGTTGTTAGTTACAAACGAGCATCAAAATCGGTCGATAATGGCAATGTTTCCTTGTCACTTGAGACCATTGATACCCTTGGTGAGACATTCATGGTGCTGAGGGGCACAGATAGAAAA ACAGTTGGAACTGAAGCATTGAAGATGGGTATCACCGAGCCTTGGATCACTAAATCATATCTTGAAATGATTCTTGAGAGCAAAG GTGTACCTCGCCTTAATACACCACCCCTTTTGTCAAATACATCCATGACCAGTAATCAGGACAAAACAATTGTTGCACCAAGACCAATTCGTGTTCCTCCAAACCTTGTTACTCGGCTTGAGGATCTGTCTCAGCCATGGACTAGATCTCCAACAAAATCTAAGATGGAACCTATATTAGCGACATGGCATTTCATCTCATCTGATCCTTCCCAAGCTGAAAGCTCAACCATAG ATCCTTCCTCTTTCAGGGATTCCATGCAACTTGCTCCAATGCCTGATTCGTATGACTTGGATCGAGGATTGCTTCTTGCTGTGCAAGCAATACAG GCATTGTTGGAGAATAAAGGGTTTCCAGTTATAGTTGGAATTG GAGGTCCAAGTGGTTCTGGGAAAACTAGTTTGGCTCATAAAATGGCAAACATAGTAGGATGTGAAGTTGTTTCGCTTGAAAGCTATTATAAATCTGAACAAGTTAAGGATTTCAAGTATGATGACTTCAGCTCGCTCGATCTGTCTTTGCTTTCAAAA AACATTGATGACATAAGGAATGGTCAAAGGACAAAAGTACCTGTATTTGATTTGGAAACTGGTGCTCGGAGTGGCTTAAAGGAACTTGAAGTTTCTGAAGACTGTGGAGTG ATTATTTTTGAAGGAGTTTATGCTTTGCATCCAAATATCCGAAAATCACTTGACTTGTGGATTGCTGTT GTTGGAGGTGTTCATTCACACCTCATTTCTAGAGTTCAAAGGGATAAAAGTAGAGTGGGGTGTTTTATGTCCCAGAATGAGATCATGATGACAGTGTTTCCAATGTTCCAGCAGTTCATTGAACCCCAtcttgttcatgcacac CTCAAAATTCGAAATGACTTTGATCCAGTGCTTTCTCCTGAGAGCTCATTATTTGTATTGAAGAGTAACAAGCAA GTGGCATATCAagatattttaaaaatactggATCCTGCAAAGTTCTGCAGCTCTATGCAGAATTTCACTGATATATACTTGAAGCTCCCTGGACTTCCTACTAATTGTCAGTTAACAGAGGGTGACTGCATTAGGGTCAGAATATGTGAGGGCAGATTTGCATTGCTGATACGGGAG CCTATCAGAGAAGGAAACTTCATCATCCAACCGAAAGTGGATTTCGATATTAGCATTAGTACAGTTGCTGGGCTTCTTAACCTTGG CTTATATTGA